In Nerophis ophidion isolate RoL-2023_Sa linkage group LG12, RoL_Noph_v1.0, whole genome shotgun sequence, a single window of DNA contains:
- the LOC133563431 gene encoding RCC1 domain-containing protein 1-like: MRWFGFGFNAFGQLHHVRESVSYGNIVKEVKVIDPAELKCHLDGICCRQISRVRASWSGLACLHLDGDGGLCLAGFNAGGDTFLARSRGCEDAAIGESFLILAFPDRVESWDLNNNQKTPTWSMKTKTSPVDAGMPLNLPLTHGGYIATKPPFYHPLSPLLKATRLALGAEHTILLSAGGAVYTWGLGSHGQLGHGGLSSEEEPRVVEALWGMTMSCVATGGWHTVCISDGRDLYVWGWNESGQLGLPSQAVRQTRQHLNSQQLAGTSSCQELPTEENDKEVFISIQAFPALLDITPSCEVTSVDCGSRHTAAVTSTGDLYTWGWGEYGQLGYETSCSDEPQRVDYFRDKQMRVVGVTCGGWNTFAAIAKEEVDD; this comes from the exons ATGCGCTGGTTCGGATTCGGCTTTAACGCCTTTGGACAGCTGCATCATGTGCGTGAAAGTGTCAGTTACGGCAACATTGTAAAGGAAGTCAAAGTGATCGATCCAGCAGAGCTGAAATGTCATTTGGACGGAATCTGCTGCAGACAAATAAGTAGAGTCCGAGCAAGCTGGAGTGGATTAGCATGCCTGCACTTGGATG GTGACGGAGGCTTGTGCCTGGCAGGGTTTAATGCGGGGGGTGATACTTTTTTGGCGCGGAGCCGCGGGTGCGAGGACGCCGCCATCGGAGAGTCTTTTTTGATCCTCGCTTTTCCTGACAGAGTCGAGTCATGGGACTTGAATAACAACCAGAAGACGCCAACATGGAGCATGAAAACAAAAACGTCACCTGTGGACGCTG GTATGCCACTGAATCTGCCATTGACCCATGGTGGTTACATTGCCACCAAGCCTCCTTTCTACCACCCTTTGTCCCCTCTCCTGAAGGCCACCAGGCTGGCACTGGGTGCAGAGCACACCATCCTGCTCAGCGCCGGTGGAGCGGTGTACACCTGGGGATTGGGCAG TCATGGCCAGCTTGGGCATGGGGGCCTCTCGTCTGAAGAAGAACCCCGGGTAGTGGAGGCCCTTTGGGGCATGACTATGAGCTGTGTGGCCACTGGAGGCTGGCACACAGTTTGCATCAGTG ATGGGCGTGACCTGTATGTGTGGGGCTGGAACGAGAGTGGACAGCTTGGACTACCCTCGCAAGCTGTGAGGCAGACTCGGCAGCATCTGAATAGTCAACAATTAGCAG GAACTTCTTCATGTCAAGAGTTGCCGACTGAAGAAAATGACAAAGAAGTGTTTATATCCATCCAGGCATTCCCAGCTCTTTTGGACATTACTCCATCCTGTGAGGTGACGTCTGTTGATTGTGGCTCCCGGCACACGGCAGCAGTAACAT CCACTGGTGACCTCTACACATGGGGCTGGG GCGAATATGGTCAGCTCGGATATGAGACGTCCTGTTCAGATGAGCCGCAGCGTGTGGACTACTTCAGGGACAAACAGATGCGTGTTGTTGGCGTGACGTGCGGAGGGTGGAACACTTTTGCTGCTATCGCCAAGGAGGAAGTGGATGACTGA
- the LOC133563430 gene encoding protein unc-45 homolog A-like, whose amino-acid sequence MSATKEKDPAAWREEGNILFKAGDPQGAVCCYTKALKLSDDRQESAVLYRNRSACYLKLEDYSKAEADASKSLDTDPSDVKARFRRAQAFQKLGRLDQAVLDAQRCAQLEPKNKAFQDLLRQLGTQIQQKSVEQNSTDARVKQMFSLLVETSVKDSDRQKAAQNLVVLSREDAGAEQIFRNDGVKLIHKLLQSKQEDVVLSALRTLVGLCTEHQSRTMAIVNELGMEQLCAVMGSGVSSVSLATCHVLQVMFEALTEGMKREIRGKEEAILPEPSKELRSMLRHLLEMLPASNVSGVGRDNAINLLVKQVPRKSLKNPDNSLTLWVIDQGLKKILEVAATLPELSNGPPLTDNSHMSCSVLLNKLYDDLKSDKERENFNKLCEDYVQQNFRQSGLDSKLRAIHTVSVLLQGPSDVGNRTLEMSGMMDAVISLCASDDVTHQQVAVEALIHAAGKAKRASFITANGVALLKDLYKKSENDRIRVRALVGLCKLGSAGGTDFSMKQFAEGSTLKLSKQCRKWLCNESLPPKSRRWSVEGLAYLTFDADVKEDLVEDKNALQAMFELAKSEDKTVLFAVGSTLVNCTNSYEVEKPDPQMMELAKYAKQHVPEEHPKDAPSYVEKRLMKLLEAGVVSALVCMVKHESPALTEACRECIARVFLALVERQEDRGTVVAQGGGKALIPLASDNTDVGKVKAAQALAKITITSNPGFAFPGERIYEVVRPLVSLLSLYCTQLQNFESLMALTNLAGISERLRQKIIKEKAVPKIEGYMFEEHELVRASATECMCNLILSTEVQKLYLAIGNDRLKLLVLYCGEEDERLRKAAAGTLAMLTAEQPSVCSRIPEMTTHWLEILQALLLSEITDLRHRAVVIVYNMMQADKVLTETLIESEVLEILSVLAKGGEGTPEPVSKIAQSCLDKAMEYGIIMSRVGKE is encoded by the exons CTCTCGATACTGACCCAAGTGATGTGAAGGCGAGATTTAGGAGGGCCCAGGCTTTTCAGAAACTTGGACGCCTTGACCAAGCTGTTCTCGATGCTCAGAGGTGTGCCCAGCTTGAGCCTAAAAACAAAGCATTCCAGGATCTGCTCAGACAGCTGGGGACACAAATTCAGCAGAAG TCAGTAGAGCAGAACTCCACAGATGCCCGTGTGAAACAGATGTTCTCGCTACTCGTGGAAACATCTGTAAAAGATTCTGACCGACAAAAG GCAGCCCAGAATCTAGTGGTCTTATCTCGGGAAGATGCTGGAGCTGAGCAGATCTTCCGTAACGATGGCGTGAAGCTAATTCACAAACTTCTTCAGTCCAAGCAAGAGGATGTTGTCCTTTCTGCTCTGAGGACTCTGGTTGGCTTGTGTACAGAGCATCAGTCCAGA ACTATGGCTATAGTGAATGAACTGGGGATGGAGCAACTGTGTGCAGTAATGGGATCAGGAGTCTCATCAGTTTCTCTGGCCACATGCCACGTGCTGCAGGTGATGTTTGAGGCTCTCACAGAGGGCATGAAGAGGGAGATCAGGGGAAAGGAAGAAGCCATACTTCCTG AACCATCCAAGGAGCTTCGCTCGATGTTGCGTCACCTCCTCGAGATGTTGCCTGCATCAAATGTGTCAGGAGTTGGCAGAGACAATGCCATCAACCTTCTGGTCAAACAAGTACCTCGCAAATCCTTAAAGAACCCAGACAACTCACTCACATTGTGGGTGATAGACCAGG GACTGAAGAAGATATTGGAGGTGGCTGCAACACTGCCCGAACTCTCAAATGGGCCACCACTTACAGATAATTCCCACATGAGCTGCTCTGTCTTGCTAAACAAGCTCTATGATGATCTGAAAAGTGACAAAGAGCGGGAGAACTTCAACAAGCTGTGTGAAGACTATGTTCA GCAAAACTTTAGGCAATCAGGCCTCGATTCCAAGCTGCGAGCCATCCACACTGTTTCTGTGCTCCTCCAAGGGCCAAGTGATGTTGGCAATCGCACCTTAGAGATGTCAGGAATGATGGATGCAGTGATATCCCTGTGCGCCTCTGACGATGTAACTCACCAGCAAGTAGCAGTGGAGGCTCTTATTCATGCGGCAGGCAAAGCCAAGAGAGCCTCATTCATCACAGCCAATGGTGTGGCACTTCTCAAGGACCTCTACAAGAAGAGTGAAAATGACAGGATACGCGTGAGAGCTCTGGTG GGCTTGTGCAAGCTTGGATCAGCAGGAGGGACAGATTTCAGCATGAAGCAGTTTGCCGAGGGATCGACTCTAAAGCTGTCCAAACAATGCAGGAA GTGGCTTTGTAATGAGTCTTTGCCCCCCAAATCCCGTCGGTGGTCTGTGGAAGGTCTCGCTTACCTCACTTTTGACGCGGATGTGAAAGAGGACTTGGTAGAAGATAAGAATGCTCTCCAGGCTATGTTTGAACTAGCAAAG TCTGAGGACAAAACCGTACTTTTTGCTGTTGGTTCCACCCTTGTGAACTGCACCAACAGCTATGAGGTGGAGAAGCCTGACCCTCAGATGATGGAGCTGGCCAAGTATGCAAAGCAGCACGTTCCAGAGGAGCACCCCAAG GATGCCCCTTCCTATGTGGAGAAGAGGCTTATGAAGCTGCTGGAGGCTGGAGTGGTTTCTGCATTAGTGTGTATGGTAAAACATGAGAGCCCTGCTCTCACAGAGGCTTGTAGAGAGTGTATTGCCAG GGTCTTCTTGGCTTTAGTGGAGCGACAAGAAGACAGAGGCACAGTAGTGGCACAGGGTGGAGGAAAG GCTCTTATCCCACTGGCATCTGATAATACTGACGTTGGAAAAGTGAAAGCGGCACAAGCACTGGCCAAAATTACGATCACATCCAATCCAGGTTTTGCCTTCCCAGGAGAAAGG ATTTATGAGGTGGTGCGCCCCCTTGTCAGTCTTTTAAGTCTTTATTGCACCCAGCTGCAGAACTTTGAGTCACTCATGGCTTTGACCAACCTGGCTGGAATCAGTGAAAGACTCAG ACAAAAAATCATAAAAGAAAAGGCTGTTCCAAAAATTGAAGGCTACATGTTTGAGGAGCACGAACTGGTCCGAGCATCTGCCACGGAGTGCATGTGCAACCTCATCCTGAGCACAGAG GTGCAGAAGCTGTACCTTGCCATTGGAAATGATCGCCTCAAACTGCTTGTGCTTTACTGTGGCGAGGAAGACGAAAGGCTGAGAAAAGCCGCTGCGGGAACACTGGCCATGCTGACTGCTGAGCAGCCCAGTGTTTGTTCTCGCATCCCAGAAATG ACGACCCATTGGCTGGAGATACTGCAGGCACTCCTGCTCAGTGAAATAACGGACTTGCGACATCGCGCAGTGGTCATCGTCTATAACATGATGCAGGCCGATAAGGTTCTGACAGAGACGCTCATTGAGAGTGAAGTCTTGGAAATTCTTTCCGTTTTGGCAAAAGGAGGAGAGGGCACACCAGAGCCGGTCTCCAAGATAGCTCAAAGCTGCCTTGATAAAGCGATGGAGTACGGCATCATCATGAGCAGAGTCGGAAAGGAATAG